The following coding sequences lie in one Peribacillus frigoritolerans genomic window:
- a CDS encoding ribulokinase, with product MNGRYTIGIDFGTESGRVLLVDIANGNEVATHVTPYRHGVMTNRLPDGRKLEKDWALQHPGDYLDVLYTSVPEVIRLSGVDANDVIGIGIDFTSCTILPIDKKGNPLCFDEKWKRDPHSWVKLWKHHAAQKEADDITRIAQETNQPFLKRYGGKISSEWMFPKILQVMRESPDIYEETDLFMEAGDWITFRLTNELVRSSNMSGYKAFWDKKDGYPDPGFLAAIDERLLDILDTKMRGEVLPIAGRSGGLTEGMAKKMGLKTGTAVSVSIIDAHAGVPAVGAVHPGQFVMTMGTSTCHMLISKKKQTVEGICGVVEDGIIPGSFSYETGQVAVGDSFAWYIEQTVPEYVKKEAEQEGVNLHGLLEKKASCLMPGQSGLVALDWWNGNRTVLVDANLSGVIAGITLSTKPEEIYRALLESTAFGTRKILETFENEGIEINDLFACGGLPQKNKLLMQIYADILNREIKIADGEQVVALGAAIYAATAAGRINGGYDSIEEASSKMAKVKEDTFIPVKENVSIYQQLYAYYLEMHDFFGRDHISIMHGLKKLRSVDQ from the coding sequence ATGAATGGGAGATATACAATCGGAATTGATTTTGGCACTGAATCAGGAAGAGTGCTGTTAGTAGATATAGCGAACGGAAATGAAGTGGCTACACATGTTACACCTTATCGTCATGGAGTAATGACTAATAGGCTTCCAGACGGACGTAAACTTGAAAAAGATTGGGCTCTCCAGCATCCAGGTGATTATTTGGACGTTTTATACACTTCTGTTCCTGAAGTGATCCGGTTAAGTGGAGTAGATGCGAATGATGTGATAGGCATTGGAATCGATTTTACCTCATGCACCATTTTGCCTATTGATAAGAAGGGAAATCCCCTTTGTTTTGATGAGAAATGGAAAAGGGACCCTCACAGTTGGGTCAAATTATGGAAGCATCATGCCGCACAAAAAGAAGCGGATGATATTACACGCATTGCACAGGAAACGAATCAACCATTCCTGAAACGATATGGCGGGAAAATTTCTTCTGAATGGATGTTCCCTAAGATATTACAAGTGATGCGTGAATCACCTGATATCTATGAAGAAACGGATCTATTTATGGAAGCCGGAGATTGGATTACCTTCCGTCTGACCAATGAGCTGGTACGCAGCAGTAATATGAGCGGTTATAAAGCATTTTGGGATAAAAAAGATGGATATCCGGACCCTGGTTTTTTAGCGGCTATTGATGAACGTCTTCTGGATATACTGGATACAAAAATGCGTGGTGAAGTGTTACCCATCGCTGGGCGGTCGGGTGGTTTAACAGAAGGGATGGCTAAGAAGATGGGGTTGAAAACTGGTACGGCTGTTTCTGTATCCATAATCGATGCCCACGCAGGTGTTCCAGCTGTAGGAGCTGTCCATCCAGGCCAATTTGTGATGACGATGGGAACCTCTACTTGCCACATGTTAATTTCTAAGAAAAAACAAACAGTAGAAGGTATTTGTGGAGTAGTGGAGGATGGAATAATCCCCGGATCATTCAGTTATGAAACGGGACAGGTGGCTGTTGGCGATTCGTTTGCATGGTATATTGAGCAAACTGTTCCGGAGTATGTAAAGAAAGAAGCTGAGCAAGAAGGTGTCAATCTACATGGCTTACTGGAAAAAAAGGCTTCCTGCTTAATGCCTGGTCAATCTGGGTTAGTGGCGTTAGATTGGTGGAATGGCAACCGAACAGTCCTTGTAGATGCGAACTTGTCAGGTGTGATTGCAGGGATTACTCTTTCTACGAAGCCCGAAGAAATATACCGTGCGCTTTTAGAATCAACAGCTTTTGGAACAAGGAAAATCCTTGAAACCTTTGAGAATGAAGGTATAGAGATAAACGATTTGTTTGCCTGTGGCGGATTGCCTCAAAAAAATAAACTATTAATGCAGATATATGCCGATATTTTAAATCGTGAAATTAAAATCGCGGATGGGGAACAAGTGGTTGCATTAGGAGCAGCCATATACGCTGCCACGGCTGCCGGCCGTATAAATGGTGGGTATGATTCCATAGAGGAGGCATCCTCTAAAATGGCAAAAGTAAAAGAAGATACTTTTATACCGGTTAAAGAAAATGTAAGTATTTATCAACAACTCTATGCTTATTATTTAGAAATGCATGACTTCTTTGGCCGTGATCATATTTCCATAATGCATGGTTTAAAGAAATTGAGGAGTGTGGACCAATGA
- the rhaB gene encoding rhamnulokinase, with amino-acid sequence MIHIAVDIGASSGRLVLGKMENGKLVIEEIHRFANGFTTQNETCFWDIDHLLNEILKGLESAKKLGYDHCTLGIDTWGTDYVLLDDDGHRVQEVISYRDKRTENTIEKVTRTLPKEIIYQKTGIQFLSFNTLYQLYEEDIKNLKVTRNVMTVPDYLGYCLTGEKVTEVTSASSMQLLNLNTKKFDEELLNLIALSKDQFPPFANPGERLGKLMKERYSTFDLPDTEVIIVASHDTASAIVGSPGNGEKWAYISSGTWSLLGIESDKPIVNELALKNNYTNEWGAYGTFRFLKNIIGMWVIQEVRRHLKEDYNFEKFVHEAEKINECRQFINFNDKRFLNPENMIQEIQQYCRETNQEIPHTVGELANCIFTNMSIIYAMSIRQIEEITGKKIEQLHIVGGGAKNEFVNQLTADLSGKTIYAGPTEATAIGNILVQMISGNEISDLQTARQLIQHSFLIKKYEPKEKIESSLIEKFKQAISMKEECK; translated from the coding sequence ATGATACATATTGCGGTGGATATTGGTGCTTCAAGTGGCCGGCTGGTCTTAGGGAAAATGGAGAACGGGAAATTAGTAATTGAAGAAATTCATCGATTTGCGAATGGTTTCACCACCCAAAATGAAACATGTTTTTGGGATATTGATCATTTATTGAATGAAATCTTAAAGGGGTTAGAATCAGCAAAAAAACTTGGATACGACCACTGTACACTTGGAATTGATACGTGGGGAACGGATTACGTATTGTTGGATGATGATGGACACAGAGTGCAAGAAGTTATCTCTTATCGTGATAAGCGCACCGAAAATACAATCGAAAAGGTCACAAGAACACTACCTAAAGAAATTATTTATCAAAAAACGGGGATTCAATTCTTATCATTTAACACGTTATACCAATTGTACGAAGAAGATATAAAGAACCTGAAAGTCACTAGGAATGTCATGACTGTACCAGATTATTTAGGTTACTGCCTAACGGGGGAAAAGGTCACAGAAGTTACAAGTGCTTCTTCGATGCAATTATTGAATTTAAACACGAAGAAGTTTGATGAAGAGTTACTTAACCTGATTGCATTGTCAAAAGATCAATTCCCGCCTTTTGCTAATCCGGGAGAACGATTAGGGAAACTGATGAAAGAACGTTATTCTACTTTTGATCTTCCCGATACAGAAGTGATTATCGTTGCTTCACATGATACTGCTTCCGCCATAGTCGGTTCACCTGGTAATGGAGAGAAATGGGCCTATATTAGTAGCGGGACGTGGTCGTTGCTTGGGATTGAAAGCGATAAACCGATAGTGAATGAGTTAGCCCTTAAAAACAATTATACAAATGAATGGGGTGCATACGGAACCTTCCGCTTTCTGAAAAATATCATTGGCATGTGGGTTATTCAAGAAGTCAGAAGACATTTAAAGGAAGACTATAACTTCGAGAAGTTTGTACATGAGGCAGAGAAAATAAATGAGTGCAGGCAGTTCATCAACTTTAATGATAAACGATTTTTAAATCCAGAAAATATGATTCAAGAAATTCAGCAGTATTGTCGGGAGACGAATCAGGAGATTCCACATACAGTGGGCGAATTAGCGAACTGTATATTTACAAATATGTCTATAATTTATGCGATGTCCATTCGGCAAATAGAAGAGATAACCGGGAAAAAAATCGAGCAACTTCATATTGTCGGAGGAGGGGCGAAAAATGAATTCGTTAATCAACTTACGGCAGACCTTAGCGGGAAAACCATATACGCTGGACCAACAGAGGCTACGGCGATTGGGAATATACTAGTTCAAATGATTTCAGGCAATGAAATAAGCGATTTACAAACGGCACGTCAGTTAATACAACACTCGTTCCTTATAAAAAAATATGAGCCAAAAGAAAAAATTGAATCATCCCTGATTGAAAAATTCAAACAAGCAATTTCCATGAAAGAAGAATGTAAATAA
- a CDS encoding class II aldolase/adducin family protein, with amino-acid sequence MNENLHPAEQIVMIMERVYKYGMTTISGGNLSILDENGDLWITPSGIDKGALTMDDIMCVKKDGTFIGKHKPSVELPFHQGIYEARPDIKAVVHAHPPALVSFSMARKGPNPKLLLHAYKSVADSLQVAPYAIPGSDKLKENISAEFAKGGDAVILENHGIVVGKPTIFDAFMLFETLEDTACMEINARNIGKPFELTEQNLQEIDLYKADKLTQIEMKHHSVEEVSCRQEMIRLLERLYDRQLFTSISGSFSTRLKDGSILITPSQQDRKYIKEDELVLIHQEFSEAGKEPCEFFELHQKIYELNPELTSVIIANPRFLMAYAVTDVKYNTHIIPEAYIVLRDIDKVPFGMGEDHNRMIADKLAEDNPVLLIENGYAVVSGKSLLSVFDRLEVAEYSAKALVYAKSIGEVIDISDEDIEEIIEGFKLIAK; translated from the coding sequence ATGAATGAAAATCTGCATCCAGCCGAACAAATTGTTATGATCATGGAACGTGTCTATAAATATGGCATGACAACAATTTCAGGAGGAAACCTTTCTATTCTGGATGAAAATGGTGACCTTTGGATTACTCCATCGGGCATTGATAAAGGAGCATTAACCATGGATGATATCATGTGCGTCAAAAAGGACGGTACATTCATAGGGAAACATAAACCATCGGTAGAGCTTCCTTTTCATCAAGGAATTTATGAAGCAAGGCCCGATATAAAAGCTGTCGTACATGCACATCCCCCGGCATTGGTTTCCTTTAGCATGGCTCGTAAAGGACCAAACCCAAAGTTGCTTTTACATGCATATAAGAGTGTAGCAGATTCCCTTCAGGTTGCACCCTATGCGATTCCTGGAAGCGACAAATTAAAGGAAAATATTTCGGCTGAATTTGCAAAAGGAGGGGATGCGGTCATATTGGAGAATCATGGTATCGTGGTAGGGAAACCTACTATATTTGATGCCTTTATGTTGTTTGAAACCCTTGAAGATACTGCTTGTATGGAAATAAATGCAAGAAATATAGGGAAACCATTTGAACTGACCGAACAAAATTTACAAGAAATAGATTTATATAAAGCGGATAAATTAACACAGATAGAAATGAAGCACCATTCTGTCGAAGAGGTTTCTTGCCGTCAAGAAATGATCAGGTTATTGGAACGGTTATATGATCGTCAGCTTTTTACAAGTATCTCAGGCAGCTTTTCAACACGCCTTAAAGATGGATCTATTTTAATCACGCCTTCTCAACAGGACCGTAAATATATTAAGGAAGATGAATTGGTTCTGATTCATCAGGAGTTTAGTGAAGCTGGCAAGGAACCATGTGAGTTTTTTGAGCTTCATCAAAAAATATATGAGTTAAACCCGGAGCTTACATCCGTAATCATTGCCAACCCAAGATTTTTAATGGCCTATGCAGTGACAGATGTTAAATATAATACACATATAATTCCAGAGGCCTACATTGTTCTTCGGGATATAGATAAAGTGCCTTTTGGAATGGGAGAAGATCATAATAGAATGATTGCAGATAAACTAGCAGAGGATAATCCTGTCCTATTAATTGAAAATGGATATGCAGTTGTCTCAGGAAAAAGTTTACTGAGTGTATTTGATAGGCTAGAAGTAGCTGAATATAGTGCAAAAGCATTGGTGTACGCTAAAAGTATTGGCGAAGTTATCGATATTAGTGATGAAGATATTGAAGAAATTATTGAAGGTTTTAAGCTAATTGCCAAATAA
- a CDS encoding DeoR/GlpR family DNA-binding transcription regulator, with amino-acid sequence MLVAQRHQKIVELVNERSSIRVTELSEIFSVTEETIRRDLEKLEKETKLKRSHGGAVSLQEDDSEIHFSERVITNVNEKKVIAYEAAKRIVEGDRIILDASTTAWYMSKALPNIPLTVITNSTKVVMELSKKEKIEVISTGGRLLSKSLSFVGPIAEKSLTMYHVNKTFLSCKGIHLEEGLSDSNEGQALLKKKMIERSDAVILMVDSSKFGKKAFSLIVPPSEVDEVITDREIDEVSRKLLEKRNVKVTIVN; translated from the coding sequence ATGCTTGTAGCTCAAAGACACCAAAAAATTGTCGAACTCGTAAATGAACGTTCGAGTATTCGTGTTACAGAATTAAGTGAAATCTTTTCAGTAACAGAGGAAACGATCCGACGTGATCTCGAAAAGCTTGAGAAAGAAACAAAACTAAAACGCAGCCACGGCGGTGCCGTTAGCCTGCAAGAAGATGATTCGGAAATCCATTTTTCCGAAAGAGTGATAACAAATGTCAACGAAAAAAAAGTGATAGCATATGAAGCGGCAAAGCGGATAGTGGAAGGTGACAGGATTATTTTAGATGCAAGTACAACTGCCTGGTATATGTCAAAAGCCTTACCAAACATACCGCTAACGGTTATTACCAATTCCACCAAAGTGGTTATGGAATTGAGTAAAAAAGAAAAAATAGAGGTTATTTCAACCGGGGGAAGATTGCTGTCAAAGTCTTTATCATTTGTTGGTCCGATAGCAGAGAAATCATTAACGATGTATCATGTCAACAAAACGTTTTTGTCTTGCAAGGGGATTCACTTAGAGGAAGGACTCAGTGATTCTAATGAAGGGCAGGCTTTATTAAAAAAGAAAATGATCGAAAGGTCGGATGCAGTGATCCTGATGGTGGATTCCTCAAAGTTTGGAAAAAAGGCGTTTTCATTAATCGTTCCGCCTAGTGAAGTGGATGAGGTCATTACGGATAGAGAAATAGATGAAGTATCAAGAAAATTGCTTGAAAAAAGAAATGTAAAAGTAACGATTGTAAATTAA
- a CDS encoding ABC transporter ATP-binding protein, with protein sequence MSLQIKEVTKKFGDFTAVNQLDLTIPEKEMFGFLGGNGAGKTTTFRMILGLLDPTEGEVIWDGKKIDYTTSSMIGYLPEERGLYPKLKVRDQIVYLARLRGMNKRDALKELEYWLDRFMVPEYIDKRVEELSKGNQQKIQLIASMIHKPELLILDEPFSGLDPVNVEILKKAVIDLRDSGTTIVFSSHRMEHVEEMCEHLCIMHKGSPVVAGKLKEIKRSFGKKNVSIKADFDLSFLDNYSGVTKVKNTMEGKILQVTGEDVAESMLRDLVPRGFVRKFELEEPSLTDIFIEKVGAVYE encoded by the coding sequence TTGTCTTTACAAATCAAAGAAGTTACGAAAAAATTCGGGGATTTCACAGCTGTAAACCAGCTTGATTTAACTATCCCCGAAAAAGAAATGTTCGGCTTTTTAGGCGGGAATGGAGCGGGGAAAACGACCACGTTCCGAATGATACTTGGCCTGCTTGACCCCACTGAAGGGGAAGTGATCTGGGATGGCAAGAAAATCGATTATACGACCAGTTCAATGATTGGCTATCTTCCTGAGGAACGCGGACTATATCCAAAACTGAAGGTGCGCGATCAAATTGTGTATTTGGCTAGATTAAGAGGGATGAACAAACGGGATGCTTTGAAAGAGTTGGAGTATTGGCTGGACCGCTTTATGGTGCCCGAGTATATCGATAAGCGAGTTGAAGAGCTTTCAAAGGGAAATCAACAAAAAATCCAGCTGATCGCTTCCATGATCCATAAACCTGAATTACTTATCCTTGACGAACCATTCAGCGGACTGGATCCAGTGAATGTGGAAATCCTGAAGAAAGCTGTCATTGACTTAAGGGACAGCGGCACGACGATCGTTTTCTCGAGCCATCGCATGGAGCATGTCGAGGAGATGTGCGAGCATCTTTGCATCATGCATAAAGGTTCCCCTGTTGTGGCTGGAAAGTTAAAAGAAATCAAGCGTTCTTTTGGTAAAAAGAATGTCTCAATTAAAGCTGATTTTGATCTATCTTTTTTGGATAATTATTCAGGTGTAACAAAAGTCAAGAACACGATGGAAGGGAAAATTCTTCAAGTCACTGGTGAAGACGTGGCTGAGAGCATGCTACGTGATCTTGTTCCAAGAGGTTTCGTCCGGAAATTCGAATTGGAAGAACCATCGCTGACGGATATTTTCATTGAAAAAGTAGGTGCCGTCTATGAATAA
- a CDS encoding ABC transporter permease: MNKFWIVLSHTYLSKLKTKSFIISTIIMMALILVLSNLSNLIDKFDSDEQEKVAVIDQTEGSLFDPYKKGVAGVNDDLSIISAQDEKEAEEMVSAEKIVGYLIIENDETLGFKGTYKANQISDSAVSNDLLLALTQLKGQITAKELNLTEQQIAQLNTPPAFDTIALQKNAKTEEDLNQARGLVYVLLFVIYFGVLMYATMIAMEVATEKTSRVMEILISSVPPVTQMFAKIMGVALLSLTQMILFFGVGYFSIKQNLTGMDEGFFSFFGFGSTDISTIIYAIIFALLGYFLYATLAACLGSVVSKIEDVQQMISPMTMLVVIAFMIAMFGLGNPSASYITITSFIPFFTPMIMFLRVGMLEVPFWEIAISIAVLILTIVLLGIIGAKIYRGGVLMYGSSKSLKSIKNALQLSKKN, encoded by the coding sequence ATGAATAAATTTTGGATTGTCCTTTCCCATACATATCTATCAAAATTAAAGACGAAATCCTTTATCATTTCTACAATCATTATGATGGCCCTGATTCTCGTCCTTTCGAATCTTTCGAATCTTATTGATAAATTCGACAGTGATGAACAGGAAAAGGTTGCCGTCATCGATCAGACTGAAGGCAGCTTATTTGATCCTTATAAAAAAGGGGTAGCAGGTGTGAACGATGACCTATCGATAATATCCGCCCAGGATGAAAAGGAAGCGGAGGAAATGGTCAGTGCGGAAAAAATCGTTGGGTATTTGATAATCGAAAATGATGAAACTCTCGGCTTCAAGGGAACGTATAAAGCGAATCAAATTTCAGATTCTGCGGTAAGTAATGATTTGCTTTTAGCGCTAACCCAATTGAAGGGTCAAATAACCGCGAAGGAATTGAATTTGACAGAGCAGCAAATCGCTCAATTGAATACGCCGCCAGCATTTGATACGATTGCGCTTCAGAAAAATGCTAAAACGGAAGAGGATCTCAATCAAGCACGAGGTCTCGTGTATGTTCTCTTATTCGTGATTTACTTCGGTGTCTTGATGTATGCAACGATGATTGCAATGGAAGTGGCTACTGAGAAAACATCACGAGTCATGGAAATCCTGATTTCAAGTGTCCCGCCAGTCACACAGATGTTTGCCAAAATAATGGGTGTTGCATTGCTTAGTCTTACTCAAATGATTTTATTTTTTGGGGTGGGCTATTTCTCGATTAAACAAAACTTGACGGGTATGGATGAAGGATTCTTTTCATTTTTCGGTTTCGGCAGCACCGATATCTCAACGATCATTTATGCAATCATCTTCGCTTTGCTTGGGTATTTTCTGTACGCGACTCTTGCGGCATGCCTTGGGTCCGTTGTCAGCAAAATTGAAGATGTCCAGCAAATGATATCACCGATGACCATGTTAGTTGTCATCGCCTTCATGATTGCGATGTTTGGACTGGGAAATCCGTCAGCCAGTTATATTACGATCACATCATTCATTCCATTTTTCACGCCGATGATCATGTTCTTGCGTGTAGGGATGCTTGAAGTTCCATTCTGGGAAATCGCCATCAGCATTGCAGTCTTGATCTTAACGATAGTTTTACTTGGAATAATCGGAGCAAAAATCTATCGGGGTGGAGTCTTGATGTATGGAAGCTCAAAATCACTGAAAAGCATCAAGAATGCCTTGCAATTATCCAAGAAAAATTAA
- a CDS encoding long-chain-fatty-acid--CoA ligase, translated as MSYNLNENLKRSASNFPESIAYIYGDKSVTYQELNQKVDQLAAGLYVQGIRKGDGVALILGNSPEFLIAYYGILRLGAFVVPINPFYTQGEIKYLLDNCQAKAVITHVSVEPKLSEVKKQLENLKLVVYTEAENQESTWERLMETSTSFNACGSPYINDEDLAVILYTSGTTGKPKGAMLTHRNLVSNADSISKLLEFDEKDRVVAVLPMFHVFCMTVCLNAPIACGATVLIQPKFSPHDVVSIIREKKATVFAGVPTMYSFIYQLPEANAEDCQSIRMCISGGASISAELLHKFENKFNVSILEGYGLSETSPLVAINPLKGTRKPGSIGLNIPAVQSKVVGEFGKELPRGEVGELVVQGPNVMKGYLGMPETTSAAFNDGWFYTGDLATMDEEGYIYIVDRKKDIIIVGGYNVYPREVEEVLYQHPAVVEAAVIGVPDGEYGESVKAFVVVKDEHITMNDIIQFCQDRLVKYKLPKRVEFFKELPKNSTGKILRRELRELTEVRKEPIY; from the coding sequence ATGAGTTATAACTTAAACGAAAATCTAAAACGAAGCGCCAGTAATTTCCCAGAAAGTATCGCTTATATCTATGGAGATAAAAGTGTTACTTATCAAGAACTAAATCAGAAGGTGGATCAATTGGCTGCTGGTCTCTATGTACAAGGAATCAGGAAGGGAGATGGAGTGGCTCTTATATTAGGAAATAGCCCTGAATTTCTCATTGCGTACTACGGTATTTTACGGCTTGGTGCATTTGTTGTTCCGATCAATCCTTTTTATACCCAAGGGGAAATCAAATACTTATTAGACAATTGTCAAGCCAAAGCGGTCATTACTCATGTATCTGTAGAACCGAAGTTATCTGAAGTAAAAAAGCAATTGGAAAATTTGAAGCTTGTGGTTTATACCGAAGCCGAGAATCAGGAATCGACATGGGAGCGTCTCATGGAAACAAGCACAAGCTTTAATGCTTGTGGAAGCCCTTACATTAATGATGAAGATCTTGCAGTCATTCTATACACATCAGGAACAACCGGGAAACCAAAGGGTGCAATGTTAACGCATCGGAACTTGGTTTCAAATGCGGACTCCATTTCAAAATTATTAGAATTCGATGAAAAAGATCGTGTAGTAGCTGTTCTGCCAATGTTCCATGTATTCTGTATGACAGTTTGTCTGAATGCGCCAATTGCTTGTGGGGCAACAGTCCTTATCCAGCCTAAATTCAGCCCTCATGACGTGGTCAGCATCATTCGAGAAAAAAAGGCAACCGTGTTTGCTGGAGTACCTACGATGTACAGTTTTATCTATCAATTGCCTGAAGCGAATGCGGAGGATTGCCAATCTATCCGCATGTGTATCTCTGGAGGTGCCTCGATTTCGGCAGAGCTGCTGCATAAATTTGAAAACAAGTTTAATGTTTCTATCTTGGAAGGGTATGGGCTTTCGGAAACTTCTCCTCTCGTCGCTATTAATCCTTTAAAAGGAACTCGCAAGCCAGGTTCTATCGGTTTGAATATTCCAGCTGTCCAAAGCAAAGTTGTAGGTGAGTTCGGAAAAGAATTGCCGAGAGGAGAGGTCGGAGAATTAGTTGTTCAAGGGCCAAATGTAATGAAGGGATATTTGGGGATGCCGGAAACTACTTCAGCTGCTTTTAATGACGGGTGGTTTTACACTGGTGATCTCGCAACAATGGATGAAGAAGGATACATCTACATTGTTGACCGCAAGAAAGACATTATTATTGTTGGAGGCTACAATGTATATCCTCGTGAAGTGGAGGAAGTCCTGTATCAACATCCAGCTGTAGTAGAGGCTGCCGTAATCGGAGTTCCAGATGGGGAATACGGTGAAAGTGTTAAAGCTTTTGTCGTAGTTAAGGATGAGCATATCACCATGAATGACATTATTCAATTCTGTCAGGATAGGCTGGTGAAGTACAAACTTCCTAAACGAGTAGAATTTTTTAAAGAACTGCCTAAGAATTCAACAGGGAAGATTTTGCGCAGAGAGTTAAGAGAATTGACTGAAGTAAGAAAAGAACCTATTTATTAA
- a CDS encoding TauD/TfdA family dioxygenase gives MSTILKEKVKGQVAWKGTELAKDDSWVYYLSEKTIASLENALVHVKQKGLKAPDFSKEDFPIPDLYEEIVYFVEELENGRGFLLIRGLPIERYTDEDVSIIYWGLGLHLGIPVSQNANGDLLGHVKDQGFSLENSNVRGYQTKLHLPFHADGSDVVGLLSLRKGKSGGHSSIISSMTVYNEILEKNPEYLGVLCRPFFFDRRGEEAPGEPPVFKSSIFNYFDGKLSCRYVRLFIESAQAKTGIQLSKVEIEALDLLDSLLHDENLHYNMMLEPGDMQFVNNYTILHSRTQYEDYEEPERKRHLLRLWLTMPNGREISPEFAMFIDENTGKPGRGGVPQRKTTSGGIVETLK, from the coding sequence ATGTCAACCATTTTAAAGGAAAAAGTAAAAGGGCAAGTAGCGTGGAAAGGCACTGAGCTGGCAAAAGATGATTCATGGGTTTATTATTTGTCTGAAAAAACGATTGCCTCTCTTGAGAACGCTTTGGTTCATGTTAAACAAAAGGGATTAAAAGCACCTGATTTTAGCAAAGAGGATTTTCCGATTCCTGATTTATATGAAGAAATCGTTTACTTTGTTGAAGAGCTGGAGAATGGGAGAGGGTTCCTATTAATTCGTGGATTACCTATTGAAAGGTATACAGATGAAGATGTAAGCATCATTTACTGGGGTCTCGGACTTCACTTGGGCATTCCGGTATCGCAAAACGCAAATGGTGACCTCTTAGGGCACGTCAAAGATCAAGGTTTTAGCTTAGAAAATTCTAATGTACGTGGTTACCAAACGAAACTGCATCTTCCATTTCATGCAGATGGATCTGATGTTGTTGGATTATTAAGCCTGCGAAAAGGGAAATCTGGAGGGCACAGCAGTATCATAAGTTCGATGACTGTTTACAATGAAATTTTGGAGAAGAACCCGGAATATCTAGGAGTTCTCTGTCGTCCATTTTTCTTTGATCGCCGTGGAGAGGAAGCTCCGGGAGAACCTCCAGTATTTAAATCATCAATCTTTAATTATTTTGATGGTAAACTGAGCTGTAGATATGTCCGTTTATTTATCGAATCAGCACAAGCAAAAACTGGCATCCAATTGTCGAAAGTGGAAATTGAAGCATTAGACTTACTGGATTCCCTCCTTCATGATGAGAATTTGCATTATAACATGATGTTGGAGCCGGGGGATATGCAGTTCGTCAATAATTATACGATTCTGCACTCACGTACTCAATACGAAGACTATGAGGAGCCGGAACGCAAACGTCATCTTTTAAGATTGTGGCTCACAATGCCAAATGGTCGGGAAATTTCCCCTGAATTCGCGATGTTTATTGATGAGAATACTGGTAAACCAGGTCGCGGCGGCGTACCGCAACGTAAAACAACATCTGGCGGTATTGTAGAAACCCTGAAGTGA